A single Pedobacter sp. PACM 27299 DNA region contains:
- the nhaA gene encoding Na+/H+ antiporter NhaA has protein sequence MAKLLNLQAFRDFFRSGQIGGVILLVCVAISLFIANSSFSTGFANLLTTELGINFGSTSISYTVSAWINDALMAVFFLLVGLEIKRELLEGELSSLKKASLPVIAALGGMLVPAGIYFAFNTGSPTASGWGIPMATDIAFALAIISMLGKSVPTSLKVFLAALAIVDDLGAILVIAVFYTSEVHFDYLLMAAGVLAVLFLFNYLNLKALYFYLIPGVFLWYFIHHSGIHATIAGVLLAFTIPCNKTNIESPLEKLEHLLNGPVNYFIMPIFALANTNITFQKEMLGGLVSPLGMGIILGLFVGKTIGVTLFSWVAVKLKLGTLPSRSGWKHIIGLGMLAGIGFTMSIFISLLSFSDEMHVTEAKFAILCASIIAGLAGFIYLKSIHKKKALTA, from the coding sequence ATGGCGAAACTATTAAATTTACAAGCATTCAGGGATTTTTTCCGTTCCGGACAAATTGGGGGAGTTATCCTGCTGGTTTGTGTAGCAATCTCTTTATTTATCGCAAACTCCTCTTTTAGTACAGGATTTGCAAATCTGCTGACTACCGAATTAGGCATTAATTTTGGCAGCACCAGCATCTCTTATACCGTATCTGCATGGATCAATGATGCTTTAATGGCTGTATTTTTCCTCTTGGTAGGTCTGGAGATCAAAAGAGAACTACTGGAAGGAGAGCTGTCCTCTTTGAAGAAAGCCTCTTTACCTGTTATTGCTGCATTAGGTGGAATGCTGGTTCCCGCTGGAATTTACTTTGCATTCAATACAGGATCTCCTACTGCGAGTGGATGGGGTATTCCAATGGCTACTGATATTGCCTTTGCACTGGCCATTATTTCTATGCTGGGCAAGAGCGTACCTACCTCTTTAAAAGTATTTTTAGCAGCCTTAGCCATCGTAGATGACCTTGGTGCCATTCTGGTGATTGCCGTTTTTTACACCAGTGAGGTTCATTTTGATTACTTATTAATGGCGGCAGGCGTGTTGGCCGTCTTATTCCTGTTCAATTATCTGAACTTAAAAGCCTTATATTTTTACCTGATTCCAGGTGTCTTCCTTTGGTATTTTATCCATCATTCCGGTATTCATGCGACTATTGCAGGGGTATTATTAGCTTTCACTATTCCTTGCAACAAGACAAATATTGAATCTCCGCTGGAAAAACTTGAACACCTGTTAAACGGCCCGGTAAATTACTTTATCATGCCCATCTTTGCCCTGGCAAATACAAACATTACTTTTCAGAAAGAGATGTTAGGTGGATTGGTTTCGCCGCTTGGAATGGGAATTATCCTGGGCTTATTTGTCGGAAAAACAATAGGGGTGACTTTATTTTCATGGGTGGCGGTAAAGCTCAAACTAGGGACTTTACCTTCCAGATCCGGTTGGAAGCACATCATCGGATTGGGGATGCTTGCCGGAATCGGTTTTACCATGTCGATCTTTATTTCCCTATTGTCTTTCAGCGACGAGATGCACGTGACGGAGGCCAAATTTGCCATCCTCTGTGCCTCCATAATTGCTGGATTAGCAGGTTTTATCTACCTGAAATCCATCCACAAAAAGAAAGCGCTTACGGCTTAA
- a CDS encoding L-threonylcarbamoyladenylate synthase, protein MLIKIYPENPNPKAIEEVVEVLKKGGIIIYPTDTIYGLGCDITNQKAVEKICRLRGIKPEKANFSFICSDLRHISDYVKPIDTATFRVLKKALPGPFTFIFNASNNVPKLLSSKKKTVGIRVPDNDIAREIVKMLGNPILSTSIRDDDEVIEYSTDPELIHEKYEDSVDLVIDGGYGDNEPSTVVDCTSGTFEIIREGKGDLESLL, encoded by the coding sequence ATGCTCATAAAAATCTATCCTGAAAATCCAAATCCCAAGGCAATTGAAGAAGTTGTTGAAGTCTTGAAAAAAGGAGGCATCATCATTTATCCCACCGATACTATTTATGGATTAGGCTGCGACATTACCAATCAAAAAGCAGTAGAGAAAATTTGTCGACTACGTGGCATCAAGCCTGAGAAGGCTAATTTCTCGTTCATCTGCTCTGATTTGAGACACATCTCAGATTACGTCAAACCGATAGATACCGCTACTTTCAGGGTCTTGAAGAAAGCCCTTCCCGGCCCCTTTACTTTCATTTTCAATGCGAGCAACAATGTGCCCAAGCTACTGAGTTCTAAAAAGAAAACAGTAGGGATCAGGGTACCGGACAATGACATTGCCAGAGAAATTGTGAAAATGCTGGGAAACCCGATTTTATCGACCTCTATTAGGGACGATGATGAAGTGATTGAATATTCTACAGATCCGGAATTAATCCATGAAAAATATGAAGACAGTGTGGATCTGGTAATTGATGGTGGTTACGGTGATAATGAACCTTCTACAGTAGTAGATTGTACTTCCGGAACCTTTGAAATTATCCGTGAAGGTAAAGGCGATCTGGAAAGTCTCCTTTAA
- a CDS encoding FMN-binding glutamate synthase family protein has translation MRKAFIAIAAFLVSATLMISFAWPPFYWAFIFIGPIILLGIYDLYQPKHSIVRNYPVLGRLRYLAEDLRPKVYQYFVESDTNGKPFSRLNRSLIYQRAKRENDTIPFGTQLDVYENGYEWLSHSIAAISHTELDEDPRVLVGGPECKQPYSASIYNISAMSFGSLSQNAILALNGGAKLGNFAHNTGEGGISDYHAGPGGDLIWQIGTGYFGCRHHDGTFNFEAFGEKAKTAQVKMIEIKLSQGAKPGHGGILPAKKVTPEIARIRLVKEGFDVISPPAHSAFKTPLELVAFVQKLRELSEGKPIGFKLCIGRRSEFFAICKAMSETGIYVDFITVDGGEGGTGAAPQEFSNAVGMPLREGVAFVYDVLTGFNLKQHIKIIASGKVASGFDLVKNIALGADLCNSARGMMFALGCIQALECNSNTCPTGVATQDPSLMKGLVVEDKKVRVHNFHKLTVGSAVELLGAAGLQHTYQLSRAYINRRIAPNVMQSYMETFPYIPEGSLLKTPYPLRFELGMALSTSSSFAPTDYKVSIVDYAHANSFNDNLPTAAQS, from the coding sequence ATGAGAAAAGCTTTTATCGCAATTGCTGCATTTTTGGTGAGTGCTACGCTGATGATCAGCTTCGCCTGGCCACCTTTTTATTGGGCATTTATTTTTATTGGCCCAATCATTCTGCTTGGTATATATGATTTATATCAGCCCAAGCACAGTATAGTCAGAAATTATCCGGTATTGGGTAGATTAAGGTATCTGGCGGAAGACCTTCGTCCAAAAGTATACCAGTATTTTGTAGAAAGTGATACCAATGGAAAACCTTTCAGCAGGTTAAACCGATCGCTCATTTACCAGCGTGCAAAGCGGGAGAATGATACGATTCCATTTGGAACCCAGCTCGATGTTTATGAAAATGGGTATGAATGGCTAAGCCATAGCATCGCAGCGATCAGTCATACCGAATTAGATGAAGATCCGCGAGTATTGGTTGGTGGCCCTGAATGCAAGCAGCCTTATTCTGCGAGTATTTATAACATATCGGCCATGAGTTTTGGTTCTTTAAGTCAGAATGCAATTCTGGCGTTAAATGGAGGGGCAAAACTGGGAAACTTCGCCCACAATACCGGAGAAGGTGGAATCAGTGATTACCACGCCGGGCCCGGCGGAGATTTGATCTGGCAGATTGGTACCGGTTATTTTGGCTGCCGTCACCATGATGGGACCTTTAATTTCGAAGCTTTTGGAGAAAAAGCGAAAACAGCGCAAGTAAAAATGATCGAAATAAAACTTTCCCAAGGGGCTAAACCTGGGCATGGCGGGATTCTGCCGGCCAAGAAAGTGACTCCTGAAATTGCTAGAATTCGTTTGGTAAAAGAAGGTTTCGATGTGATCTCTCCACCAGCGCATTCGGCTTTTAAAACACCTTTAGAGTTGGTCGCTTTTGTACAAAAACTTAGGGAATTATCCGAAGGTAAACCCATTGGTTTTAAACTCTGCATTGGCCGGAGATCAGAATTTTTCGCCATTTGCAAGGCGATGTCTGAAACCGGAATATATGTAGATTTTATCACCGTAGATGGTGGCGAAGGTGGAACTGGTGCCGCACCGCAGGAGTTTTCAAATGCAGTAGGAATGCCATTAAGAGAAGGCGTTGCCTTTGTTTATGATGTGCTGACCGGCTTTAACTTAAAACAGCACATTAAGATTATTGCTTCAGGGAAAGTGGCTTCAGGTTTCGATCTGGTAAAAAACATCGCCCTTGGTGCAGATTTATGTAACTCTGCAAGGGGAATGATGTTTGCCCTGGGTTGTATTCAGGCTTTGGAGTGTAACAGTAATACCTGTCCGACAGGTGTAGCCACACAAGACCCAAGTTTGATGAAAGGTTTAGTGGTAGAAGATAAAAAGGTACGGGTACATAATTTCCATAAACTGACGGTAGGTAGCGCCGTAGAATTATTGGGTGCTGCGGGTTTACAGCATACTTATCAGCTCAGCAGGGCTTATATCAACAGGAGGATCGCTCCAAATGTGATGCAGTCTTATATGGAAACTTTCCCTTATATCCCGGAAGGAAGTTTATTGAAAACGCCTTATCCGCTGCGTTTTGAACTGGGAATGGCTTTAAGTACTTCCAGCAGTTTTGCACCTACAGATTACAAGGTTTCAATTGTAGATTACGCACATGCGAATTCCTTTAATGATAACCTGCCAACTGCAGCACAAAGTTAA
- the asnS gene encoding asparagine--tRNA ligase, whose amino-acid sequence MIKREKVKSLLETEQFDREVTVMGWVRTFRNNQFIAINDGSCMGNIQIVVDFNNTPEDLLKRITTGAAIAVTGTIVESVGKGQRVDVKANTIEILGDSDPEKFPLQPKKHSLEFLREIAHLRFRTNTFNAVFKLRHALAFAIHQFYNDRGFTYMHTPIITASDAEGAGEMFKVTNLDLENPPKTEDGKIDFSQDFFARATNLTVSGQLEGELAAMAFGQIYTFGPTFRAENSNTTRHLAEFWMIEPEVAFADLEDNMQLAEDMMKYVIKYALENCKEEIDFLNNRLLEEEKTKPQNERSELSLIDKLNFCLDNDFERLTYTEAIAILRSSKPNQKKQFKYLIDEWGADLQSEHERYLVEKHFKKPVILTDYPADIKSFYMRQNEPDAQGRKTVAAMDILFPGIGEMIGGSQREERLDKLTQRMDELNISQEEMWWFLDTRRFGSAPHSGFGLGFERLVLFVSGMTNIRDVIAFPRFPKNAEF is encoded by the coding sequence ATGATCAAAAGAGAAAAAGTAAAAAGCCTGTTAGAGACAGAGCAGTTCGACAGAGAAGTAACAGTGATGGGTTGGGTGCGTACTTTCCGCAACAATCAGTTTATTGCTATCAATGATGGTTCCTGCATGGGAAACATCCAGATTGTTGTTGACTTTAATAATACCCCTGAAGATTTATTGAAACGCATTACTACTGGCGCTGCCATTGCAGTAACTGGTACAATCGTAGAATCTGTTGGTAAAGGACAGAGAGTTGATGTTAAAGCGAATACAATTGAAATATTAGGTGATAGTGATCCGGAGAAATTCCCATTACAGCCTAAGAAACACAGTCTGGAGTTTTTAAGAGAAATCGCGCATTTACGTTTCCGTACCAATACTTTCAATGCGGTATTTAAATTGCGTCATGCTTTAGCTTTTGCTATTCACCAGTTTTATAATGACAGAGGGTTTACTTATATGCACACTCCTATCATTACCGCTTCTGATGCAGAAGGTGCTGGCGAAATGTTTAAGGTAACCAATTTAGACCTAGAGAATCCACCAAAAACTGAAGATGGTAAAATAGATTTCTCACAGGATTTCTTTGCCCGTGCAACTAACCTAACCGTTTCCGGACAATTAGAAGGTGAGCTTGCTGCTATGGCTTTTGGACAGATTTATACTTTCGGCCCTACTTTCAGAGCGGAAAATTCAAATACTACCCGTCACCTTGCTGAATTTTGGATGATTGAGCCAGAGGTTGCTTTTGCAGACCTGGAAGACAACATGCAATTGGCCGAGGACATGATGAAGTATGTGATTAAATATGCTTTAGAGAATTGTAAAGAGGAAATCGACTTCTTAAACAACCGCTTGTTAGAAGAAGAAAAAACTAAACCTCAGAATGAGCGTTCTGAACTTTCCTTAATTGACAAACTGAACTTCTGTTTAGACAATGACTTCGAGCGCTTAACTTATACGGAAGCGATTGCGATCTTAAGGTCTTCTAAACCGAATCAAAAGAAACAATTCAAGTATCTTATTGACGAATGGGGAGCAGATTTACAATCAGAACACGAACGCTACCTGGTAGAAAAACATTTCAAAAAACCAGTGATCTTAACCGATTATCCTGCAGATATTAAATCTTTCTATATGCGCCAGAATGAGCCTGATGCTCAAGGTAGAAAAACAGTGGCCGCAATGGACATTCTTTTCCCTGGAATCGGTGAAATGATTGGTGGTTCTCAAAGAGAGGAACGCTTAGACAAGCTGACACAAAGAATGGATGAGTTAAACATCTCTCAGGAAGAAATGTGGTGGTTTTTAGACACCAGACGCTTTGGATCTGCACCACACTCCGGCTTCGGATTAGGTTTCGAAAGACTGGTACTTTTTGTAAGTGGTATGACGAATATCAGAGACGTAATTGCTTTCCCTCGCTTCCCAAAAAACGCGGAATTTTAA